A single genomic interval of Falco cherrug isolate bFalChe1 chromosome 8, bFalChe1.pri, whole genome shotgun sequence harbors:
- the DELE1 gene encoding death ligand signal enhancer isoform X2, whose protein sequence is MWRLLLGRGLSRCWPPPARPACAAGPPDGRGPSPERAPGCQDGRPRDGRERGGRQQPLPDLVPRYSVLEAVTWGALGALLLQLLRQISWLRSLPDARREHRSAWLSPLPSQQTGEFQIPESSSLRPVFHSTKGDPAQRGPLEEAAFQLQQIFRIDISIALNILGIESMRAGHYRIAYTCFKLAADRGYSKAQFNVGLCYEHGRGTEKDLEKAAFYYYRAASSCHPMAQYRYARYLLCHRPEDEWGGHQKAVTFLEQAATAGITEAQAYLGVFYMRGLQPKEKRGLKYLLLAAKNGDAQSRYHVGVCYEKGLGVQQNLAEAMSHYRQSAAAGNRSAWERLQVLEEEVEDVRTKPPFSSGMRTSSSSPCFWAVKCMPAGLHATQPRQSALPHSWSADGLHMMVLGGAGWRHALGNRAMPLELQCLQPHHCCY, encoded by the exons AGCG AGCGCCCGGCTGTCAGGATGGACGGCCCCGGGATGGCCGGGAGcgaggaggaaggcagcagcccctgcccgaCCTGGTGCCCCGCTACTCCGTGCTGGAGGCAGTCACCTGG gGAGCGCTCGGTgcgctgctcctgcagctgctcagacAGATCTCGTGGCTGAGATCGCTGCCGGACGCCAGGAGAGAGCACAGGTCTGCCTGGCTTTCTCCGCTGCCCTCTCAGCAGACAG GGGAGTTCCAGATCCCTGAGAGCTCAAGCTTGCGGCCAGTCTTCCACAGCACAAAG GGTGACCCAGCTCAGCGAGGGCCTTTAGAGgaagctgctttccagttgCAGCAGATTTTCCGGATCGACATTTCCATTGCATTGAATATCCTCG GGATTGAAAGTATGAGAGCGGGCCATTACAGGATAGCCTATACCTGCTTCAAACTGGCAGCAGATCGAGGTTACAGCAAAGCCCAGTTCAATGTGGGTCTGTGTTACGAGCATGGCAGAGGCACGGAAAAAGACTTGGAAAAG gCAGCTTTTTATTACTACCGTGCCGCCAGCAGCTGTCACCCCATGGCACAGTACCGCTACGCTAGATACCTCTTATGCCACAGACCTGAAGATGAGTGGGGCGGGCATCAGAAGGCAGTGACTTtcctggagcaggctgcaaCGGCCGGGATTACAGAG GCCCAGGCTTATCTTGGAGTGTTCTACATGCGGGGGCTGCAACCTAAGGAGAAGAGAGGTCTGAAgtacctgctgctggcagcgaAGAATGGC GATGCCCAAAGCAGGTATCACGTGGGCGTTTGCTATGAGAAGGGCCTCGGAGTGCAGCAGAACCTGGCAGAAGCAATGAGCCACTACCGACagtcagctgctgcagggaacagGAGCGCTTGGGAGAGACTGCAAGTGTTAGAAGAGGAGGTGGAAG ATGTGCGAACAAAGCCTCCATTCTCTTCTGGAATGAGAACTTCTTCCTCTAGCCCCTGTTTCTGGGCTGTTAAGTGTATGCCTGCAGGCCTCCACGCCACCCAGCCAAGACAATCTGCCCTGCCCCACTCCTGGAGCGCAGACGGGCTCCACATGATGGTGCTCGGCGGTGCAGGATGGAGACATGCCCTCGGAAACAGGGCAATGCCACTGGAACTGCAGTGCTTGCAGCCCCACCACTGCTGTTACTAA
- the DELE1 gene encoding death ligand signal enhancer isoform X1, which translates to MWRLLLGRGLSRCWPPPARPACAAGPPDGRGPSPERAPGCQDGRPRDGRERGGRQQPLPDLVPRYSVLEAVTWGALGALLLQLLRQISWLRSLPDARREHRSAWLSPLPSQQTVVTEASTSCPSEQLGSCFLRKASPEVIPENSSSGIPSGQGESQPWAELGEFQIPESSSLRPVFHSTKGDPAQRGPLEEAAFQLQQIFRIDISIALNILGIESMRAGHYRIAYTCFKLAADRGYSKAQFNVGLCYEHGRGTEKDLEKAAFYYYRAASSCHPMAQYRYARYLLCHRPEDEWGGHQKAVTFLEQAATAGITEAQAYLGVFYMRGLQPKEKRGLKYLLLAAKNGDAQSRYHVGVCYEKGLGVQQNLAEAMSHYRQSAAAGNRSAWERLQVLEEEVEDVRTKPPFSSGMRTSSSSPCFWAVKCMPAGLHATQPRQSALPHSWSADGLHMMVLGGAGWRHALGNRAMPLELQCLQPHHCCY; encoded by the exons AGCG AGCGCCCGGCTGTCAGGATGGACGGCCCCGGGATGGCCGGGAGcgaggaggaaggcagcagcccctgcccgaCCTGGTGCCCCGCTACTCCGTGCTGGAGGCAGTCACCTGG gGAGCGCTCGGTgcgctgctcctgcagctgctcagacAGATCTCGTGGCTGAGATCGCTGCCGGACGCCAGGAGAGAGCACAGGTCTGCCTGGCTTTCTCCGCTGCCCTCTCAGCAGACAG TGGTGACTGAAGCCTCAACCAGCTGCcccagtgagcagctggggtCCTGCTTCCTGCGGAAAGCAAGTCCAGAGGTCATACCAGAGAATTCATCCTCGGGCATCCcctcagggcagggagagagccagccctgggcagaACTAG GGGAGTTCCAGATCCCTGAGAGCTCAAGCTTGCGGCCAGTCTTCCACAGCACAAAG GGTGACCCAGCTCAGCGAGGGCCTTTAGAGgaagctgctttccagttgCAGCAGATTTTCCGGATCGACATTTCCATTGCATTGAATATCCTCG GGATTGAAAGTATGAGAGCGGGCCATTACAGGATAGCCTATACCTGCTTCAAACTGGCAGCAGATCGAGGTTACAGCAAAGCCCAGTTCAATGTGGGTCTGTGTTACGAGCATGGCAGAGGCACGGAAAAAGACTTGGAAAAG gCAGCTTTTTATTACTACCGTGCCGCCAGCAGCTGTCACCCCATGGCACAGTACCGCTACGCTAGATACCTCTTATGCCACAGACCTGAAGATGAGTGGGGCGGGCATCAGAAGGCAGTGACTTtcctggagcaggctgcaaCGGCCGGGATTACAGAG GCCCAGGCTTATCTTGGAGTGTTCTACATGCGGGGGCTGCAACCTAAGGAGAAGAGAGGTCTGAAgtacctgctgctggcagcgaAGAATGGC GATGCCCAAAGCAGGTATCACGTGGGCGTTTGCTATGAGAAGGGCCTCGGAGTGCAGCAGAACCTGGCAGAAGCAATGAGCCACTACCGACagtcagctgctgcagggaacagGAGCGCTTGGGAGAGACTGCAAGTGTTAGAAGAGGAGGTGGAAG ATGTGCGAACAAAGCCTCCATTCTCTTCTGGAATGAGAACTTCTTCCTCTAGCCCCTGTTTCTGGGCTGTTAAGTGTATGCCTGCAGGCCTCCACGCCACCCAGCCAAGACAATCTGCCCTGCCCCACTCCTGGAGCGCAGACGGGCTCCACATGATGGTGCTCGGCGGTGCAGGATGGAGACATGCCCTCGGAAACAGGGCAATGCCACTGGAACTGCAGTGCTTGCAGCCCCACCACTGCTGTTACTAA